A window of Phycisphaeraceae bacterium genomic DNA:
ACGGGCCCGAACCGACAATCCCATGGACCGCCAGGCCCTGCTCGAACGCATCGCCTGGGCACCACCCACCAGCGACATGTCCGATGAAGCCCCGACCTTCGCCACCGACCACCTCGACGTCTACCTCGGCAGCAAACCCATCCGCGGCATCACCGAAGGCCAGCGAGGCTACCTCCACGCCATGAGCCAGCACGACCTCACCTTCTGCACCGGCCCCGCTGGCACCGGCAAGACCTACCTCGCCGTCGCAGCCGCCGTCGCCATGCTCAAGAAAGGGCTCGTTCGCAAACTCGTCCTCGCCCGACCCGCCGTCGAAGCCGGCGAACGACTCGGCTTTCTACCCGGCACCATGCAGGACAAGGTCAACCCCTACCTCCGCCCCCTCCTCGATGCCCTTCAGGACATGATGGCCTTCGAGCAAGTCCAACGCTTCATCGCCTCGGACCTCATCGAAGTAATCCCCCTCGCCTTCATGCGCGGACGCACCCTCAATCACTCATGGATCATCCTCGATGAAGCCCAGAACACCACCCGCGGTCAGATGATGATGTTCCTCACCCGTCTCGGCCACGGCTCCAAGATGGTCATCACCGGCGACACCTCCCAGATCGATCTCGATGACCCGCGCGACTCCGGCCTCATCGACGCTGTCCGACGGCTCAGACGCACCGATGGCGTCTCCATGGTCACCCTCGGCAAGACCGACATCGTCCGCCACGGTCTCGTCCAGCGGATTATCGACGCCTACGAGCCTCTCCAGCGTCAACACCCCGATCAAAACGGCATAAACGCCGATGATCACCCCCAATAGGCAACTTCTCACACCCCATTGCCCCCCCATCCCAAGGTCCGATAGACTAGGCATGTTCCCCGAAGCACGGAGCCCCTCTGGCCCATGGCCCGTCAGTCCACCGCACGAAGAAGAGAAGTCCGTAAGGCCGTCACGCGCGAGCGCATCGGTTTCGTAGGAGCCATGCGCGACAAACAGGTTACATGGGCCATCATCTTCGCCCTCGGCATGGGCATCTTCTCGGGCCTCATCGCCCTGTCGGCGCGCCAATACGTCGGCGTCTACATCGGAGCACGAACCGCCGAGCCCATCATCTCCCGCGTCGCGTTTCAGGTCCTTAACATCGACGCTACCGAACGCCGACGACTCAACGCAGCCAATGCCGTCCCCAGCGTCTACGCCCCCGACACCGACCTGCTCGAACAACTCCGTGAAGAACTCTCCGTCTTCCCCTCCCTCATCGAACCCGCCCAGCAGGACGCGCCACGCCCCTACAACCTCACCGATGAAGCCCTCGACCGACTGGCCGACTACGCCTCCAGACCCGATGGCCAGCAGCAGTGGGAAAACCTGATCCGTACCTTCCTCAGCCGCCTCTACACCCGAGCAATCGTTAGCGAAGAACGCTTCGCCACCGAACAGAACAACCAGGGCCGGCTGACCATCCTCCACCCCGACCCAGAAGCTTCCTCCATCGCCGAACAGCGTGGCTATTACTACGACCTGCTACCCGTGACCAACACCGAGCAGATCCAAGCAGCCATCCTCAGCGCCGCCCGCGACCTCGACCCCGCACTCCGACGCCCCGTGATGAATCTTGTCATCCAGAGACTCCGCCCCACCTACCTCCACGACGAGATACTCACCGCCGAACGACGCGAAGCCGCCCGAGACTCCGCCTCGCCCCAGATCGATCAGTACGCAGCCCAACAGGTTCTCGTTCCCGCAGGCAAAGAACTTAACGCCGAAAACCTCCACCTCATCCAGAGCGAGCGAGCCCGCTACCGGGAACTTGCGCCGATCTGGGCTGGCTGGCTTGTGACCCTCGGCACCCTCGGCATCACGACCTTCATCGCCACCTGCCTCTGGTTCTACGTCTTCTCCTTCAAAGAACGCGTCCGCCGCAACCCCCTCCGCGGACTCGGACTCGTCTCCCTTATCCTTGTCTGTCAGATCATCCCCGCCCTCGCCGTCTTCCTCAACGCCAACAGCTACGCCATCATCATCGTCACAGCACTGGCCAGCGGGACCTCCGCCATCATCCTCGCCCTTGTTTATGGACAGCGCTTCGCCCTCGCCGCCTCGATCGTTCAGATCGCCCTTATCGGCCTAAGCCTCAAGCTCTCCCTCGCCGAAGCCGCCGCCCTCCTCGCCGCCGCTGGCACCGCCATCGCCCTCCTCCGCGAAGTCCGCCACCGCTCCGCCATTGTCCGCGCCGGTCTCTACGGTGGGGTCGCCATGGCCGCCATGACCGCCCTCGTCGGATTCGCAGAAAACGACCTCGCTCTCCCCGAAGCCCTCAACACCATCGCCGGTCTCACCGTCTGTGGCGGGCTGGGCATCGCCCTCGCTGGCGTCGTCGCCCAGAGCTTCCTCCCCCAGATCGAAAAACTCTTCAGCGTCACCACCGCCATGACGCTCAAAGAACTCAACGACGCCTCCCATCCTCTCCTCCAGCGCCTCGCCCAGGAAGCGCCTGGCACCTACCAGCACTCCCTCCGCATCGCTGACATGGTCGAGTCCGCTGCCGAAGCCATCGGTGCCGACGGCCTGCTCTCCCGCGTCGGCGCGATGTACCACGACATCGGAAAAATCCACAAGCCCCAGTACTTCATCGAGAACCAGGCCAACGGACCCAACCGCCACGACAAACTCTCCCCCGCGATGAGCCTGCTCATCATCGTCGGGCACGTCAAAGACGGCATCGAGATGGCCAAGGAGTATCGACTACCCACCCCCGTCCGCCAGTTCATCGAATCCCACCACGGCACCACCCTCGTCGAATACTTCTTCCACGCCGCCAAGAAGAAATCCGAGATGTCAGGCGAAACAACCTCCGAGTTCGAGTTCCGCTACCCCGGTCCCAAACCCCAAACCCGAGAAGCCGCCATCATGCTCCTCTGCGACGGCATCGAAGGCGCCGCCCGAGCCATGACCGAACCCACCCCCGTCCGACTCGAGCAACTCGTCCACACCATGGCCTCCAAACGTCTCAACGATGGCCAGTTCGACGAGTGCTCCCTCACCCTCCAGGACCTCTCCACCATCGAGAAGTCCATCACCAAAACCCTCCAGGCCATGTACCACGGCCGCATCAAGTACCCCGAGAAAAACGCCACCGACCAGCAGGCCCCTGCCCCACGCCTCGCCACCGGCAAGGTCGAACGGGCTTAAGCGTCACAGCAATCTGAAAAAACAAAAACACCCCGCCATCACGGACGGGGTGCTCTAAGTTCAACTCCAATGGCTTCCGCTTCAGGCCTCAGCCTTCTCCTCTGCCACTTCCTCAGCCTTCTCCCCCGCACCCTGCTCCTGAGCCTCTTCGACCTCTTCGTCGAGGTCCATGGGCCGATCAGAAAGCACCTGCAGCGTCACCTCGGTCTTGAGGTCCTTGTTGAGCCAGATCGGGATGTGGTACGTGTCGATCCGCTTGATCTGCGTGCCAATCCGCACGTGCCGATCCTCGACAGCGTGGCCCGCATCCCGCAACGCCTGGGCGATCTCGTGCTGCGACACGCCGCCAAACAACACACCCTGATCATTCGCCGCACGCTCGATGCTGATCTCAAACTCGTTGAGCTTCTCGATCAGAGCTTCCTGCTCGCCACGGACACGCTCCTGCTCGGCCTGCGCCTGAGCACGCTTCTCCGCCAACGCGGCGATCTTCTCATCCGTAGGCGGCTCCGCATAACCGCGCGGCAGCAGGAAGTTCCGGGCAAAGCCCGCCTTCACCTTCACCACATCACCCACCAGACCAAGATTGTCCACACTCTCCAACAGCAGCAGTTGCACCTGCTTCATGGTGTCCTCCGTCCGCCGACAGGCGGTCGTTAGAGTTAGGCGTCGGTCATCAAACCATCGACCGGTACACCAGCACGCCGGGCCACATCAGCCCGAACACAAAAATCATCAAAACGGGATATCGTCCTCAGGGATCGGCTCGTGCCCACGCCCGTCGGGGTCATACGTCGATCCACCCCGCGACGAACTCGCTGGCTGGCTCGAACGACGACCCTCATAGCCACCGCCGCCTCCCCCGCCGCCCTGGCCACCACCCTGACCATCACGAGGACCAACAAACTCGAAGCTGTCGATCACGACCTTCACCTTCGATCGCTTGTTGCCTTCTTTATCTTCCCACGACTCCCACCGCAGCTTGCCCTCGATGAGAATCGGGCGACCCTTGCCGAAGAACTTGCTGATGTTCTCCGCCGTCCGGCCAAACGCCGTGCAGTCGATGAAGTTCGCCCGCTCTTTCCACTCCCCCGTGCTCCCCTCACGATACCGCTCGTTCACGGCCAGGCCGATATCAACAACCGGCGTATTGCTCGGCAGCATCCGCATCTCAGGGTCCCTGGTCAGGTTCCCCATCAGCACCACACGGTTAAAGCTGGCCATCATCGACCTCCTGTCATCAGCGCATCAGGAACATGCCCAAAAGGCATGACTCAGTTGCAGATTAGCTCTGCTCTTTAGTGTCTGTCGCGGGCACTTCTTCGGCAGACACTTCGACGGCAGGCGCTTCATCGGATGACACCGGCTTGGCCTGAACCGCCAACGCCTCAGCGGGCGACCGCGGGCCATCTTCATGACGATCACGCAACTTAGCCTCGGTCTCCGTCGCCCCCTCGGCTTCCTGCTTGGCGAGTTCGATCTCCGTCTCGCCCATGTAATCAGCCTTGAGCACCATCTGACGGATCACTAGCTCCGACAGCTTGCAGTCACGCTCAAAGCCAATCAGCTTGCTCGGGTGAGCACGGAACAACGCCAGGAAAAACGTCCCACGCTTCTGACCGTTAATCGTGTAAGCCAGACGACGCTCGTCCCACTTGCGCAGAACAATCACGTCCGCCTCGGCCCGGTCCAGCAGACCCTTAAGGTGATCCACCACCCCGCCAAAATCACTGGCGACAGCCCCCTGATCCGCGAGAATCAACGCTTCGTATAAAACCTGCGACGCATCCGACATCATTCGGCTCCTGAGTTAAGCGCGGTCCGGTCACCCCGGCGGAGTCGCTCCGGGGCTGGGTCCAAAAGCCGGACCACGCGGCGAACCGAGAAATGTACCCGAACACCCCTGACCCGGCAACGTCCCACACACCCAACAGCCCTACCAAGCCTCAACCCAACTGCAACGCCTGCTCCTCAGCATGGTAGCTCGATCGCACCAGCGGCCCGCTCTCGACGTGCCGCAACCCCGCCTCTTTCCCAAAACGGGCAAAATCGGCAAACTGCTCCGGCGTCACCCACCGCGAGATCGGCAGATGCCCCCTCGTCGGCTGCAAATACTGCCCGATCGTCAGCACATCACACGTCTCATGCACCCCCGGATAGGTCGCCGCCGGAAAAGACGCCTCACCAGCCCTCGGCTGAGCCGAAATCGCCGCCACAGGCCCCAAACGCCACTCATCTCCAGAAGCCAGTTCCCGCCACGGATCAGGAATCGCCATCGGGTCACGATCCGTTCCCTCAGTCGACCCCGACACTCCCGGCACCCGAACCGCATCAACCAAATCCTCGATGAGCTGATGAACCTCCACATCCTCCTCGCCAATCCCCACCATGATCCCCGTCTTGACCGTCAGACCCTGCTCCTTACCCCGCCTCAGCAACTCCAGGGACCTCCGATACTTCGCCTGCGGACGCACCGCCGGGTACAGCCGAGGCACCGTCTCCAGATTGTGATTCAAGATCTCCGGACGCTCATCCAGCACCAGCTGCAACGCGTCCCAATCCCCTTCAAAATCCGGGATCAGCACCTCCACCTGCGTCCCCGGCGACCGCCTCCGGATCTCCCGAATCGTCTCCGCCCAGATCGCCGCCCCGCCATCGGGCAACTCATCACGATTCACCGACGTCACCACGATGTGACGCAGCTTCAGAATCTCCGCCACCTCCCCCACCCGTCGGGGCTCATCGACGTCGTACTCAGGCGGCTTGCCCGTCTTGATGTGACAAAAGCCGCACGACCGCGTGCACACATCCCCCAGAATCATCAGCGTCGCCGTCCCCCGCGACCAGCACTCCCCAAGATTCGGGCACTTCGCCGACGAACACACCGTATGCAACCCGTGCTCCTCGACCAGTGCCCGCACCCGCTGAAAACCCGGCCCCCCGGGCAAACGAGCCCGCAGCCAGTCCGGCTTCTTCCGCCGCACATAGTCATCCGGAGAAGGGGCCTGGCTCAGGATCCGGTCAGAAAGATTCATACCCATGCCCATAGTGTAGAGAGCAAGGCCCGGCGTCATCACGCCGAGCCTTGAAGAAAATCAGTGATTAATGAAAAACAGACCCGCCGATCAGGCTGGTGTCACCTCGACAAAGCGCTCGACCGAAGCCAGATCACGCAGCACATCCACCGTCGCCAGAACCTTGCCGTGCTCGCCCGGCAGAGCCCGAACCTGCTGCTTCTTAGGAATGCGGATGATCCACGTCCGACCACCGCGGGCGTGCGGCTGGTTGTGCCGATCACGGGCCCGACGCTGACGCTTGGTGTGCTCCGCGATCTCCGGATCCTTGCTCAGGACACGGATCAGCGTCTTGCGAGCAGCATCATTCGTGGGCTGCTTGGTGATCTTGACCAGCACCTGTGTGCCGGGAGCGATGGTATTAGCCATGGTGATAAACCCTATCTTGGTGCGCTGGAGCGAGCTATGTATCATGACGCTCCATAGGCCCGCCGTCAAGGCTGCCCGGAAGAGCCCGAAAACGCGTCTTCCCGCCCATTGCCGACGAATCTCTTATCTGCCATACCCCGCTTACCGATAACTTAAGCTGGTTTCACAGGGGAAGAAGCCTAGGTAAACCATGGTCGGACTCATCCCTCTCAACATCGCGATCTACGGTGCCGGTGGCCATGGCGGGGTCGTCGCCGAAGCCGCGCAACTCCGCTGGCCACAGGCCGACATCGTCTACGTCGATGACAAAAAACAAGGTGTCGCCAGCGACGACCGCCCCATCCTCCCCTTCGACGGCCTTCCTGATAACTGCGCCATCGCTCTGGGTATCGGCCGCAACTGCAGCCGCGTAGCCGCCACCGAACGTGTCCTCCAACTCGGACACAACCTCCTCGTCGTCGCCCACCCCGAGGCCTCCATCAGCCCCACATCCAGCTTCGGCCCCGCCACCTACATCGGCCCAAGAGCCATCATCCACAGCCAGTCTGAAATCGGCACCGCTGTCATCATCAACTCCGGAGCCATCGTCGAGCACGACTGCACCATCGGCGATTTTGCCCACATCGGCCCCGGAGCCATCCTCGCTGGCGGAGTCCGCGTCGGCCCCAGGTCCCTCATCGGCATCGGTGCCCGAGTCCTCCCCGGCATCACCATCGGCACCGAGTCCGCCATCGGTGCCGGGGCCATCGTCACCTCCGATGTGCCCGATGGCGTCACCGTCGCCGGCATCCCCGCCAGGATCATCAAAGACGCCAGCGACCGCCCCACCACCGGCCTCATCGATCCGTCTTACTAAGCTTCGCTGGCGACCAACAACACCACCACATGACAGGCGATCGCCCGGTTCTCACCGACCGCATCAACCTCCTCGTGCGTCTTGCCCTTGAGATTCACATTCCCCAAGTCCGCTCCCAGCAGCCCTGCCAGATTCGCCCGGACTCCCGCCTTATGCGGAGACAGCTTCGGCCGCTGCAGCACCACCGTCACATCCAGATTCCCCACCCGGTACCCCGCCTCACGCATCCGCCGCGCCGCCTCCTCGACAAACACCCGCGAGTCCGCCCCCTTCCACGCCGCGTCCGTATCCGGGAACAACTGCCCAATATCCTCCTGCCCCAACGCCCCCAGCACCGCATCCGTCACCGCGTGATACACCACATCCCCATCCGAGTGCGCCGCACACCCCCGATCATGCTCAAGCCGCACACCCCCCACCACCAGTGGGAGCCCCGCTTCCAGCCGATGCAGATCAAAACCGTGACCGATGCGTGGATGCTTCACTTCAGCCCATACTCCTTCAACTTCCGATACAGCGTGCGCTCGCCGATCCCCAGCGCCTTCGCCGCCTGCTCGCGGTTCCCGCCCGTGACGCGTAGTGCCTCGCGGATCGCCCGCTTCTCGATCTGATCCAGGCTCATCCCGCTCGGGTCGATCGCCACCCCGCCCTCCTCACCCGCGCCCGCCGGCCGGATCTCACTCGGCAGATGCCGCGGCTCGATCCGATCGCCTTCCGTGATCACCAGCAGGTTCTGCACCACGTTAATTAGCTGCCGCACGTTGCCCGGCCAGCCGTACTGCGACAATGCCAGCATCACGTCCTCCGCCACTTCAGGCGTCTTGCGCTCGTACTCCTTGGAGAACCGCTCGACAAAATGCCGCACCAGCACCGGAACATCCTCCCGCCGCTCGCGCAGCGCCGGCAGCGTCACGTCCGCCCCCTTGATCCGGAAATACAGGTCCTCGCGGAACTCCCCCTTCTTGACCAGCTCCGCCAGGTCCCGGTTCGTCGCGGATACCAGCCGCACGTCAACATGCTTGGTCTCGTTCGACCCCAACCGAACCACCTCGCCCGATTCAAGCACCCGCAGCAGCTTCGCCTGCATCGCCAGCGGCATGTCCCCCACCTCGTCAAGGAATAGCGTCCCGCCATCGGCGTACTCAAACCGCCCCTGCCGCTCCTTATCCGCGCCCGTGAACGCGCCGCGAACGTGACCGAATAGCTCATCCTCAAGAATCGACTCGCTTAGCCCCGCGCAGTTCAGCGGGACAAACGTCTTACGCGCCCGCTTCGAGTTGTTGTGCACCGCCTGCGCCACCAGCTCCTTGCCCGTACCCGACTCGCCGAGAATCAGCACTGGGATCGTCGTCGGGGCCACCTGCCGGAGCCTCGTGATCACCTGACGGATCCCCGCGGACGACCCGACGATCCCCTCAAACCCGAACTTCTCGTCCAATCGCTGGTGCAGGTCTGTGTTCTGTGCTCGTAAGAAGACCGTCCGCAGCGCATTGGTACACAGCGTCCGGAAGACATCGAGGTCTAGCGGCTTTTCAATAAAATCAAACGCCCCGCCCCGGATCGCTCCCTTGGCGGTCGGCACGTCGCCATGCGCCGTCACCATGATGGTTTCGGCCTGCGGCTGACTCATCCGCGCGACCTCCAGCACCTTCATGCCGTCGTCGTCACGATCCATGACCAGGTCCGTGACGATTAGGTCAAACTGCCCGTGCTTCAGCTCGTCTTCCGCCGTCGCCCGGTCGTGCACCAGCGTGCAGACGTGCCCCATCCGCCGGAGCGCCTCGGCCATCACCTCAGCGTGGTCTTCCTCGTCATCCACCAGCAGGACCTGCGCCGTCGGCATCTCATTCGAATCTGTCTCAACCATCCCCGCATCTTACGAATCTAAGCCCATCGCCGCCGCGAACCCCATCAAGACGAGCGCGGCACGCCAGCAGCACCTCACCGGGTCTCCCAACCTAGTATTCAGCTAGCTATGCCCCATCCCACCCTCCACGTCGGCTGCGTCAGCTACCTCAACTCGGTCCCGCTCATCGCCGGTCTCGAGCGGCGTGACCCCGACACCCGTCTGCATCTCGATGTGCCTTCGGCCCTGCTCGCCGGGCTGGAGTCCGGCCGGTTCGACATCGCGCTGTGCCCGGTCGTTGATCTCTTCCGCTCCGACGCTGACCTGGTCCCGATCCCCGTGGGCGGAATCGCTTGCCACGGACCGACCCACACGGTCAAGCTCTTCGCCCGCAAGCCGCTGAAGGAATGCTCAGTTGTCGCCGCTGACACCGACTCCCACACCTCGGTCAACCTCCTGCGCGTCCTCTGGCCCGATCACTCCCCGCACCCGCTCAAACTCATCCCGGCTGATTTCCGCAACACCAACCTTGCTCAGCTGGAGGCAGACGCCGCACTCCTGATCGGCGACAAGGTCATCACCGCCCCGCCACCAGCGGACCTCTATCCGCACACCCTCGACCTAGGCGACGCCTGGCTCCGAAAGACCGGCCTGCCTTTCGTGTTCGCCATCTGGATGGCTCGACGGACCACTGACCTCCATGACCTACCCCAGACCCTCGCGTCGCTGCTCGATGCGAACCTTGCCGACATCGAGCCGCTGGCGACTCGGGCCGCGAGGGATAAAGGTTGGCAGCCTGACCTGGCGCTCCGCTATATGACCGAGGTCCTGCATTACCGGATTACTGCGGAAGACCTGACGGCGATTGAGCGGTTCCGCGATGAGTTGATTACGATCGATCGCGTAGCGGTTTGAGACGATGGCGGGGCGTTCACCTGTTCTAATAGGGCACGATGCCGCGCCGCTTGAATCAGACCTTTCGCTGCTCGCCGTTGCAGGACCTGCTGGGTCAGTTGGTGCGTGCGCCGGCCCCGCGGCGGCTGGTGCAGGTGCAGCGGCTGGAAGGCCTGCACGATTCGATCGAATCGGAGCGGGCGTACCCGCTGGATTTTCTGGTGTTCCAGATCACGGGTTACCGGCGGGAGGATGACAACCCGACGCTGCTGCTGGGCGATGCGATCCTGCCGGACCTGCGACTGATGATTGATGCGCTGTCGCGGATCACGCCGGTGCCGGGTTCGGATGAGCTGGTGCTGCGGCCCAAGGAGCTGGCGACGCGGTGGAGGGTGAGCCTGAAAACGCTGGATCGCTACCGGCGGCTGGGCCTGCGGTGGCGCTGGCAGGTGGCGCGTGAGGGGCAGGCGCTGACGGTGTACCCCCTGACGGCGGTCGAGCGTTTTGAGCAGGATCACGGGCATCGGCTCGATCTCGCGGGGACGCACGGGCGATGGGCGGAGGCGGATTTGGCCGAGGCGGTCGTGCGCGCGCTTAAAATTCGGAGTCGCGCGCGGGTGAGCGCGAACAGGCTAGCTCGTTTTGTGGCGGGCAAGATGGGTCGGCCGGCGGAGACGCTGCGGCGGCGGCTGGTGCGGGAGCTGGTGGAGACGCTACCTCCTCCGAGGCAGGATGCTGCCAGCAAGGCCAAGCGTGTCAAAGGGGTTGGGAAGCTGGATGCTCGGGGTCGGCGGCTGATGGCGCGGGCACATCGGATGGGGGTGAGTCCGGCGGTGCTGGCGGAGCGGTTCGGGCGGAGCCGGTCGTCGGTGTATCGGGTGGTGCAGGCGGAGCGGGTGCGGGAGGCGAAGGGGGTGTTGATTAAGCGATCGGAGGGGGCGCGGGCGTTTGATGGGGAGGTGGCGGTGCCGAAAGCTGTTTATGGCTCAGCCGTTAGGGCGTCGGCGGGAATGGTGGCGTGGCCGGATGGTCTGCAGCGGGTGTTTACGAGGGCCCCGCTGACGCGGGTGAGTGAGCAGGCGCTGATCGGTTATCTGCATCGGCTGCTGGCGACGGCGGCGGGGTTGCGGGATGAACTGGACCCGGCGCGGCCGAGAACCGGAGAGCTGGATCGGCTGGAGCGCATGCTTCGACAGGCTGACGAGTTGCGGGTGCTGGTCCTGCGGGCTCAGCCGGGGCGGCTGA
This region includes:
- a CDS encoding PhoH family protein, which codes for MHAEIQLDSQPDVRLAITGPEERNLKLLREALGVTIIARSHTIRISGEPGPVRRAAATLKELIERARTDNPMDRQALLERIAWAPPTSDMSDEAPTFATDHLDVYLGSKPIRGITEGQRGYLHAMSQHDLTFCTGPAGTGKTYLAVAAAVAMLKKGLVRKLVLARPAVEAGERLGFLPGTMQDKVNPYLRPLLDALQDMMAFEQVQRFIASDLIEVIPLAFMRGRTLNHSWIILDEAQNTTRGQMMMFLTRLGHGSKMVITGDTSQIDLDDPRDSGLIDAVRRLRRTDGVSMVTLGKTDIVRHGLVQRIIDAYEPLQRQHPDQNGINADDHPQ
- a CDS encoding HDIG domain-containing protein; the protein is MARQSTARRREVRKAVTRERIGFVGAMRDKQVTWAIIFALGMGIFSGLIALSARQYVGVYIGARTAEPIISRVAFQVLNIDATERRRLNAANAVPSVYAPDTDLLEQLREELSVFPSLIEPAQQDAPRPYNLTDEALDRLADYASRPDGQQQWENLIRTFLSRLYTRAIVSEERFATEQNNQGRLTILHPDPEASSIAEQRGYYYDLLPVTNTEQIQAAILSAARDLDPALRRPVMNLVIQRLRPTYLHDEILTAERREAARDSASPQIDQYAAQQVLVPAGKELNAENLHLIQSERARYRELAPIWAGWLVTLGTLGITTFIATCLWFYVFSFKERVRRNPLRGLGLVSLILVCQIIPALAVFLNANSYAIIIVTALASGTSAIILALVYGQRFALAASIVQIALIGLSLKLSLAEAAALLAAAGTAIALLREVRHRSAIVRAGLYGGVAMAAMTALVGFAENDLALPEALNTIAGLTVCGGLGIALAGVVAQSFLPQIEKLFSVTTAMTLKELNDASHPLLQRLAQEAPGTYQHSLRIADMVESAAEAIGADGLLSRVGAMYHDIGKIHKPQYFIENQANGPNRHDKLSPAMSLLIIVGHVKDGIEMAKEYRLPTPVRQFIESHHGTTLVEYFFHAAKKKSEMSGETTSEFEFRYPGPKPQTREAAIMLLCDGIEGAARAMTEPTPVRLEQLVHTMASKRLNDGQFDECSLTLQDLSTIEKSITKTLQAMYHGRIKYPEKNATDQQAPAPRLATGKVERA
- the rplI gene encoding 50S ribosomal protein L9, coding for MKQVQLLLLESVDNLGLVGDVVKVKAGFARNFLLPRGYAEPPTDEKIAALAEKRAQAQAEQERVRGEQEALIEKLNEFEISIERAANDQGVLFGGVSQHEIAQALRDAGHAVEDRHVRIGTQIKRIDTYHIPIWLNKDLKTEVTLQVLSDRPMDLDEEVEEAQEQGAGEKAEEVAEEKAEA
- the ssb gene encoding single-stranded DNA-binding protein, whose translation is MASFNRVVLMGNLTRDPEMRMLPSNTPVVDIGLAVNERYREGSTGEWKERANFIDCTAFGRTAENISKFFGKGRPILIEGKLRWESWEDKEGNKRSKVKVVIDSFEFVGPRDGQGGGQGGGGGGGGYEGRRSSQPASSSRGGSTYDPDGRGHEPIPEDDIPF
- the rpsF gene encoding 30S ribosomal protein S6; translation: MSDASQVLYEALILADQGAVASDFGGVVDHLKGLLDRAEADVIVLRKWDERRLAYTINGQKRGTFFLALFRAHPSKLIGFERDCKLSELVIRQMVLKADYMGETEIELAKQEAEGATETEAKLRDRHEDGPRSPAEALAVQAKPVSSDEAPAVEVSAEEVPATDTKEQS
- a CDS encoding lipoyl synthase; this encodes MGMNLSDRILSQAPSPDDYVRRKKPDWLRARLPGGPGFQRVRALVEEHGLHTVCSSAKCPNLGECWSRGTATLMILGDVCTRSCGFCHIKTGKPPEYDVDEPRRVGEVAEILKLRHIVVTSVNRDELPDGGAAIWAETIREIRRRSPGTQVEVLIPDFEGDWDALQLVLDERPEILNHNLETVPRLYPAVRPQAKYRRSLELLRRGKEQGLTVKTGIMVGIGEEDVEVHQLIEDLVDAVRVPGVSGSTEGTDRDPMAIPDPWRELASGDEWRLGPVAAISAQPRAGEASFPAATYPGVHETCDVLTIGQYLQPTRGHLPISRWVTPEQFADFARFGKEAGLRHVESGPLVRSSYHAEEQALQLG
- a CDS encoding NeuD/PglB/VioB family sugar acetyltransferase → MVGLIPLNIAIYGAGGHGGVVAEAAQLRWPQADIVYVDDKKQGVASDDRPILPFDGLPDNCAIALGIGRNCSRVAATERVLQLGHNLLVVAHPEASISPTSSFGPATYIGPRAIIHSQSEIGTAVIINSGAIVEHDCTIGDFAHIGPGAILAGGVRVGPRSLIGIGARVLPGITIGTESAIGAGAIVTSDVPDGVTVAGIPARIIKDASDRPTTGLIDPSY
- the ispF gene encoding 2-C-methyl-D-erythritol 2,4-cyclodiphosphate synthase produces the protein MKHPRIGHGFDLHRLEAGLPLVVGGVRLEHDRGCAAHSDGDVVYHAVTDAVLGALGQEDIGQLFPDTDAAWKGADSRVFVEEAARRMREAGYRVGNLDVTVVLQRPKLSPHKAGVRANLAGLLGADLGNVNLKGKTHEEVDAVGENRAIACHVVVLLVASEA
- a CDS encoding sigma-54 dependent transcriptional regulator; translation: MVETDSNEMPTAQVLLVDDEEDHAEVMAEALRRMGHVCTLVHDRATAEDELKHGQFDLIVTDLVMDRDDDGMKVLEVARMSQPQAETIMVTAHGDVPTAKGAIRGGAFDFIEKPLDLDVFRTLCTNALRTVFLRAQNTDLHQRLDEKFGFEGIVGSSAGIRQVITRLRQVAPTTIPVLILGESGTGKELVAQAVHNNSKRARKTFVPLNCAGLSESILEDELFGHVRGAFTGADKERQGRFEYADGGTLFLDEVGDMPLAMQAKLLRVLESGEVVRLGSNETKHVDVRLVSATNRDLAELVKKGEFREDLYFRIKGADVTLPALRERREDVPVLVRHFVERFSKEYERKTPEVAEDVMLALSQYGWPGNVRQLINVVQNLLVITEGDRIEPRHLPSEIRPAGAGEEGGVAIDPSGMSLDQIEKRAIREALRVTGGNREQAAKALGIGERTLYRKLKEYGLK
- a CDS encoding menaquinone biosynthesis protein; translation: MPHPTLHVGCVSYLNSVPLIAGLERRDPDTRLHLDVPSALLAGLESGRFDIALCPVVDLFRSDADLVPIPVGGIACHGPTHTVKLFARKPLKECSVVAADTDSHTSVNLLRVLWPDHSPHPLKLIPADFRNTNLAQLEADAALLIGDKVITAPPPADLYPHTLDLGDAWLRKTGLPFVFAIWMARRTTDLHDLPQTLASLLDANLADIEPLATRAARDKGWQPDLALRYMTEVLHYRITAEDLTAIERFRDELITIDRVAV